The Erythrobacter sp. JK5 genome includes a region encoding these proteins:
- a CDS encoding cation:proton antiporter, which yields MAGELELSPVMSDALVILGAAGIVIPVFARFRITPIIGFILIGVLVGPFGLGALVEEIPWLTHITISDPDALTPFADFGIVLLLFAIGLELSFNRLWQLRKLVFGLGALELLIIGSSLAAFLGYSTGQDWTGALALGFALAFSSTAIVLPISGTRTPVGRAALSMLLFEDIMIVPIIFVLGALSPYAQSEGWTGLTDTLWQGGLVVIALLILGRYALPRLFSQAARTKSPELFLAASLLVVIGASLATSATGLSPIVGALIAGLLIAETEYHSEVETIMEPFKGLALGVFLITIGMSIDLLNIWTNIVPITLAVVGVLTFKALVTGILLRLMGARRSTAAETGVLMASPSETTLIVLAAATSALVVDRETAQFWQIVTAIGLTVTPLLAKLGRVIARRVEALPELPEEDEHETRTIIIGGGRVGRLVADMLKAHKQPYVLLDSDPDMIARVKRDGYRATFGDAARGDALTRLGIENSPAVVLTMDEPVLAQRLVSKLRQDYPDLLIVARARDTEHAAELYRAGASHAVPETLEATLQLSEAVLVDIGVAMGPVIASIHEKRDEYRVQLERDGGLKEKPKLRTSSIST from the coding sequence ATGGCAGGCGAACTCGAACTCTCCCCGGTAATGTCCGACGCGCTGGTGATCCTCGGCGCGGCGGGGATCGTGATCCCGGTGTTCGCCCGGTTCCGGATCACCCCCATTATCGGTTTCATCCTGATCGGAGTGCTGGTCGGCCCGTTCGGGCTCGGCGCGCTGGTCGAGGAGATACCCTGGCTCACGCACATAACGATATCCGATCCCGACGCGCTGACGCCGTTTGCGGATTTCGGAATCGTGCTGCTGCTGTTCGCCATCGGGCTGGAGCTGTCGTTCAACCGCCTGTGGCAGCTGCGCAAGCTCGTATTCGGCCTCGGTGCGCTCGAACTGCTGATCATCGGCTCATCGCTCGCCGCGTTCCTGGGCTATTCGACCGGGCAGGACTGGACCGGGGCGCTTGCGCTGGGGTTCGCCCTCGCGTTTTCGTCGACCGCGATTGTGCTGCCGATCTCGGGCACGCGCACCCCCGTGGGCCGCGCGGCGCTATCGATGCTGCTGTTCGAGGATATCATGATCGTGCCGATCATTTTCGTCCTCGGCGCGCTGTCGCCCTATGCCCAGTCCGAAGGCTGGACCGGCCTCACCGATACGCTGTGGCAGGGCGGTCTGGTGGTGATCGCGCTGCTGATCCTGGGGCGTTATGCCCTGCCCCGCCTGTTCTCGCAGGCCGCGCGCACGAAAAGTCCCGAACTGTTCCTCGCCGCTTCGCTGCTGGTCGTCATCGGTGCCAGCCTCGCCACGTCGGCCACCGGCCTGTCTCCGATCGTCGGCGCGCTGATCGCCGGGCTGCTGATCGCGGAAACCGAGTATCACAGCGAGGTCGAAACAATCATGGAGCCGTTCAAGGGCCTCGCGCTCGGGGTGTTCCTGATCACGATCGGGATGAGCATTGACCTGCTCAACATCTGGACCAACATCGTGCCGATCACGCTCGCCGTGGTCGGGGTGCTGACGTTCAAGGCGCTGGTGACCGGCATCTTGTTGCGCCTGATGGGCGCGCGGCGCAGCACTGCTGCAGAAACCGGCGTGCTGATGGCCAGCCCCAGCGAAACCACCCTGATCGTGCTTGCGGCCGCCACCAGCGCGCTGGTTGTCGACCGGGAAACTGCGCAATTCTGGCAAATCGTCACCGCGATCGGGCTGACGGTCACGCCGCTGCTGGCCAAACTGGGCCGGGTGATCGCGCGCCGGGTCGAAGCGCTTCCCGAACTGCCCGAGGAAGACGAACACGAAACGCGCACCATCATCATAGGCGGCGGCCGCGTGGGACGGCTGGTTGCAGACATGTTGAAAGCGCACAAGCAACCCTATGTTCTGCTCGATTCCGATCCCGACATGATCGCGCGGGTGAAGCGCGACGGGTACCGGGCGACTTTCGGCGATGCTGCGCGCGGTGACGCGCTGACGCGGCTGGGCATCGAGAATTCGCCCGCGGTGGTGCTGACGATGGACGAACCGGTCTTGGCGCAAAGGCTCGTATCGAAACTGCGGCAGGATTATCCCGACCTGCTGATCGTCGCGCGCGCGCGCGACACCGAACACGCCGCCGAGCTCTATCGTGCCGGGGCGAGCCACGCCGTGCCGGAAACGCTGGAAGCAACGCTGCAACTGTCCGAAGCGGTGTTGGTCGATATCGGGGTGGCAATGGGTCCGGTGATCGCCTCGATCCACGAGAAGCGCGACGAATACCGGGTCCAGCTCGAACGCGACGGAGGGCTGAAGGAAAAGCCCAAACTGAGAACTTCTAGCATCTCCACCTGA
- a CDS encoding bifunctional GNAT family N-acetyltransferase/carbon-nitrogen hydrolase family protein: protein MTQSRPKARLEVRQAKLKDVRAIGDLVRRAYDDLPAYTQGEIRGQINNYREGCFVAQLDGKIVGYCASMRLDEKVALSDHTWDEVTGNGFGSRHDPTGDWLYGYELCVDPKVRGTRLGRRLYEERRALAERHDLTGIVFGGRMPGYARAKRRKTNRAENPGEYLDLVLANKIHDPVLRFQLANGFEPQGILPRYLPEDKASRGNAVRMIWRNPYVDSDAPPKHRLPRDVESVRIAACQLQARAVKDFDEFIKQVQYFVDVASDYESDFIVFPELFTLMLLAAEDQELSSLEAIERLSEYTPKIRKRLSEMALAYNINIIGGSHPTRMPDGDIHNVAYVCLRDGSIYAQEKIHPTPNEAYWWNIKGGDSIDAIPTDCGPIGVLICYDSEFPELARRLVDEGARIIFVPFCTDSRQGYLRVRYCCAARAIENQCYVVMSGNVGNLPNVANMDIQYAQSCILTPCDFPFARDGIAAEASENVETLTISDVNLADLQWARAEGTVQNLADRRFDLYRIEWDKRVGNISDPLGEEQAHSPAVSSGPKGHGGG, encoded by the coding sequence ATGACCCAATCCCGCCCCAAGGCCCGGCTCGAAGTCAGGCAAGCGAAACTCAAGGACGTCCGCGCGATCGGCGACCTGGTCCGCCGCGCCTATGACGATCTGCCCGCCTACACGCAGGGCGAGATCAGAGGGCAGATCAACAATTACCGCGAGGGCTGCTTCGTCGCGCAACTCGACGGCAAGATCGTCGGCTACTGCGCTTCGATGCGGCTCGACGAAAAGGTCGCGCTGTCGGATCACACGTGGGACGAGGTTACCGGCAACGGCTTCGGATCGCGCCACGATCCTACCGGGGACTGGCTCTACGGCTACGAATTGTGTGTCGACCCCAAGGTGCGGGGAACCCGGCTAGGGCGGCGGCTGTACGAGGAACGCCGCGCGCTGGCGGAACGCCACGATCTGACCGGCATCGTTTTCGGCGGCCGGATGCCGGGCTATGCACGGGCCAAGCGGCGCAAGACCAACCGCGCGGAAAACCCCGGCGAATATCTCGACCTGGTCCTCGCCAACAAGATCCACGATCCGGTGCTTCGCTTCCAGCTTGCCAACGGGTTCGAGCCGCAGGGAATCCTTCCGAGGTATCTGCCCGAAGACAAGGCTTCGCGCGGCAACGCTGTGCGCATGATCTGGCGCAACCCCTACGTCGACAGCGACGCTCCGCCCAAGCACCGGCTGCCGCGCGATGTCGAAAGCGTGCGCATCGCCGCCTGCCAGTTGCAGGCGCGCGCGGTGAAGGACTTCGACGAGTTCATCAAGCAGGTCCAGTATTTCGTCGACGTCGCATCGGATTACGAAAGCGATTTCATAGTCTTCCCGGAGCTGTTCACGCTGATGCTGCTGGCGGCGGAAGATCAGGAACTGTCCTCGCTCGAAGCGATCGAGCGATTGTCCGAATACACACCGAAGATCCGCAAGCGCCTGTCGGAGATGGCGCTCGCCTACAACATCAACATCATCGGCGGTTCGCATCCCACGCGCATGCCCGATGGCGACATCCACAATGTCGCCTATGTCTGCCTGCGCGACGGATCGATCTACGCGCAGGAGAAGATTCACCCCACGCCGAACGAGGCGTATTGGTGGAACATCAAGGGCGGCGACAGTATCGATGCGATCCCGACCGACTGCGGCCCGATCGGGGTGCTGATCTGTTACGACAGCGAGTTCCCGGAGCTCGCCCGGCGTCTGGTAGACGAAGGCGCGCGGATCATCTTCGTGCCGTTCTGCACCGATTCCCGTCAGGGCTATCTGCGGGTGCGCTATTGCTGCGCCGCACGAGCGATCGAAAACCAGTGCTACGTCGTCATGAGCGGCAATGTCGGCAACCTGCCGAACGTTGCCAACATGGATATCCAGTACGCGCAAAGCTGCATCCTGACGCCGTGCGACTTCCCCTTCGCGCGAGACGGTATCGCCGCGGAAGCGAGCGAGAACGTCGAAACGCTGACGATCAGCGACGTGAACCTCGCCGACCTACAGTGGGCGCGCGCGGAAGGGACCGTGCAGAACCTCGCCGACCGGCGCTTTGACCTCTATCGCATCGAGTGGGACAAGCGCGTCGGCAACATTTCCGATCCGCTGGGCGAGGAACAGGCCCACAGCCCGGCCGTTTCCAGCGGACCGAAAGGTCACGGCGGTGGGTGA
- a CDS encoding NADP-dependent isocitrate dehydrogenase — MQKIKVVNPVVELDGDEMTRIIWQWIRERLILPYLDVDLKYYDLSIEKRDETDDQITVDAANAIKQHGVGVKCATITPDEARVEEFDLKKMWRSPNGTIRNILGGVVFREPIVIDNVPRLVPGWTDPIVVGRHAFGDQYRATDTLIPGAGKLRLVFEGKDGEKIDLDVFEFESPGVAMAMYNLDDSIRAFARASMNYGLDRKWPVYLSTKNTIMKKYDGRFKDLFQEIFDSEFKDKFEEAGITYEHRLIDDMVASALKWSGKFVWACKNYDGDVQSDTVAQGFGSLGLMTSVLMTPDGKTVEAEAAHGTVTRHYRQHEQGKATSTNPIASIFAWTRGLMYRGKFDNTPDVVRFAETLERVCIETVENGQMTKDLALLIGPGQNWLTTEQFFEAIVQNLEKEMQNWS; from the coding sequence ATGCAAAAAATCAAAGTCGTGAACCCGGTCGTCGAGCTCGACGGCGACGAGATGACCAGGATCATCTGGCAATGGATTCGCGAACGGTTGATCCTCCCCTATCTCGATGTCGATCTGAAGTATTACGACCTGTCGATCGAGAAGCGCGACGAGACCGACGACCAGATCACCGTCGACGCCGCCAACGCGATCAAGCAGCACGGTGTCGGCGTCAAATGCGCCACCATCACGCCCGACGAAGCGCGGGTCGAGGAATTCGATCTCAAGAAGATGTGGCGTTCGCCCAACGGCACGATCCGCAACATCCTGGGCGGTGTGGTCTTCCGCGAACCGATCGTCATCGACAACGTGCCGCGCCTTGTTCCGGGCTGGACCGATCCGATCGTGGTCGGCCGTCACGCCTTCGGCGACCAGTATCGCGCCACCGACACGCTGATCCCGGGGGCAGGCAAGCTCCGTCTCGTGTTCGAAGGAAAGGATGGCGAGAAGATCGATCTTGACGTGTTCGAATTTGAAAGCCCCGGCGTCGCGATGGCGATGTATAATCTCGACGATTCAATCCGCGCTTTCGCCCGCGCTTCGATGAACTACGGGCTCGACCGCAAATGGCCGGTCTACCTGTCGACCAAGAACACCATCATGAAGAAGTATGATGGCCGCTTCAAAGACCTGTTCCAGGAGATTTTCGACAGCGAATTCAAAGACAAGTTCGAAGAAGCCGGCATCACATACGAACACCGCCTGATCGACGACATGGTCGCTTCGGCGCTCAAGTGGTCCGGCAAGTTCGTCTGGGCGTGCAAGAACTATGACGGCGACGTCCAGTCGGACACGGTGGCGCAGGGCTTTGGCTCGCTCGGCCTGATGACCTCGGTGCTGATGACGCCGGACGGCAAGACCGTCGAAGCCGAAGCCGCGCATGGCACCGTGACCCGCCACTATCGCCAGCACGAGCAGGGCAAGGCGACTTCGACCAATCCGATTGCGTCGATTTTCGCGTGGACGCGCGGGCTGATGTATCGCGGCAAGTTCGACAACACTCCCGACGTGGTGCGTTTCGCCGAAACGCTCGAACGGGTCTGCATCGAAACGGTTGAAAACGGCCAGATGACGAAGGACCTCGCGCTGCTGATCGGTCCGGGCCAGAACTGGCTGACCACCGAGCAGTTCTTTGAGGCGATCGTGCAGAACCTCGAAAAGGAAATGCAGAACTGGAGCTGA
- the cpdR gene encoding cell cycle two-component system response regulator CpdR, which translates to MNTSPTPRILLAEDEEAMRTYLERALTNAGYEVSTVDRGTEAIPLLEAEHFDLLLSDIVMPEMDGIELAQRCAEISPRTKVMFITGFAAVSLRASREQPHAKVLSKPFHLRDLVLEVERVFEEQREASL; encoded by the coding sequence ATGAACACGTCGCCAACCCCGCGAATCCTCCTCGCCGAGGATGAAGAAGCCATGCGCACCTATCTCGAGCGCGCGCTAACCAATGCCGGATACGAAGTTTCCACCGTGGATCGCGGGACGGAGGCGATTCCTCTGCTCGAAGCGGAGCATTTCGACCTGCTGCTGTCGGATATCGTCATGCCGGAAATGGACGGGATCGAACTCGCCCAGCGCTGTGCGGAAATCAGCCCGCGCACCAAGGTGATGTTCATCACCGGATTCGCCGCGGTATCGCTGCGCGCAAGCCGCGAGCAGCCGCATGCCAAGGTGCTGTCCAAGCCATTCCACCTGCGCGATCTCGTGCTCGAAGTGGAACGGGTGTTCGAAGAGCAGCGCGAGGCCTCGCTCTAG
- a CDS encoding N-formylglutamate amidohydrolase: protein MTRSVTDMVSSKGGKVAGDKQGPAFTHVAPRSMPLPVLIAVPHAGRVYPGDTLADMRDPDLCQLRLEDRHADRLGVEVAKQTGTGLLVAHAPRAMLDLNRAQDDIDWDMIAGSRRRGPSHSAANRRARSGLGLVPRRLPGFGEIWRQKLPQSELEARIENIHRPYHGFLAQELERIRDAWGAALLVDLHSMPPLRAQGEQSRAPQIVIGDRFGASCHSRLVARAFRCLDEHRLPVAHNRPYSGGYVLDRHSDPRRGLHAVQIEVCRSAYLDNRLSEPGEGLLPLAALLSDLVRELGVETARLGAGDDLAQAAE, encoded by the coding sequence GTGACCCGGTCCGTAACAGACATGGTTTCCAGCAAGGGCGGCAAGGTTGCCGGAGACAAGCAAGGTCCCGCGTTTACGCATGTTGCGCCGCGTTCGATGCCGTTGCCGGTCCTGATCGCGGTTCCGCACGCGGGCCGGGTCTATCCCGGTGACACTCTGGCAGACATGCGCGATCCCGATCTGTGCCAGCTGCGGCTTGAGGATCGTCACGCCGACCGGCTCGGGGTCGAAGTTGCAAAGCAAACCGGAACCGGGCTGCTGGTGGCGCATGCGCCGCGCGCGATGCTCGACCTCAACCGGGCGCAGGACGATATCGACTGGGACATGATCGCCGGGTCGCGCAGGCGCGGGCCGAGCCATTCGGCGGCAAACCGCCGTGCGCGCAGCGGGTTGGGGCTGGTCCCGCGTCGGCTACCGGGCTTCGGTGAAATCTGGCGTCAGAAGCTGCCGCAATCCGAACTCGAAGCGCGGATCGAGAACATCCACCGTCCGTATCATGGCTTTCTCGCGCAGGAACTCGAACGGATTCGCGATGCCTGGGGCGCGGCATTGCTGGTCGACCTGCATTCAATGCCCCCGCTACGGGCGCAGGGCGAGCAGTCACGGGCGCCACAGATCGTGATCGGTGATCGGTTCGGGGCATCCTGCCATAGCCGCCTGGTCGCCCGGGCATTTCGCTGCCTCGATGAACACCGCCTCCCGGTCGCGCACAACCGTCCCTATTCGGGCGGGTACGTGCTCGATCGTCACTCCGATCCGCGCCGTGGCCTGCATGCGGTGCAGATCGAAGTCTGCCGCTCCGCCTATCTCGATAATCGGCTGTCCGAACCGGGGGAGGGCCTGCTGCCGCTCGCTGCGCTGCTGTCGGACCTCGTGCGCGAGCTGGGGGTCGAAACCGCGCGATTGGGTGCGGGCGACGATCTCGCTCAGGCGGCGGAATAA
- a CDS encoding SapC family protein produces the protein MASAPQPQLPLFYKDLLPLNSRDHGDWKVGAFDSASFVAESHAIPLTVDEFVDAQRNYPIVFTAGENPLPIALMGLNEGVNTFIGDDGKLVADVYVPAYIRRYPFILAKLQPDTEDMSLCFDPSAGVVKKQDEGQDLFGEDGQPSEYTQGVLDFCKKFEESGHRTRAFLEELKKLDILMDGEIAITRNDMPDKPFVYRGFQMVDEQKLRDLSAETLETLNKNGMIMLIHAHLFSLNLMRRLFERQSAQGKVPVPNMPADAGNGAAAN, from the coding sequence ATGGCCAGCGCGCCGCAGCCGCAACTTCCGCTGTTCTACAAGGACCTTCTGCCACTCAACAGCCGCGACCACGGCGACTGGAAGGTCGGCGCTTTCGACAGCGCTTCCTTCGTCGCCGAAAGCCACGCGATCCCGTTGACCGTGGATGAATTCGTCGACGCCCAGCGCAACTATCCGATCGTTTTCACCGCGGGCGAGAATCCGCTGCCGATCGCGCTGATGGGTCTCAACGAAGGGGTGAACACCTTCATCGGCGACGACGGCAAGCTTGTCGCAGACGTGTATGTCCCGGCCTATATCCGCCGCTATCCGTTCATCCTCGCCAAGCTGCAGCCCGACACCGAAGACATGTCGCTGTGCTTCGATCCGAGCGCGGGCGTGGTGAAGAAGCAGGACGAAGGCCAGGATCTGTTCGGCGAAGACGGCCAGCCTTCGGAATATACCCAGGGCGTGCTCGACTTCTGCAAGAAGTTCGAGGAATCGGGCCACCGCACCCGCGCCTTCCTCGAAGAGCTGAAAAAGCTCGATATCCTGATGGACGGCGAGATCGCCATCACCCGCAACGATATGCCGGACAAGCCGTTCGTCTATCGCGGGTTCCAGATGGTCGACGAGCAGAAACTGCGCGATCTTTCGGCCGAAACGCTCGAAACGCTGAACAAGAACGGCATGATCATGCTGATCCATGCGCACCTGTTCTCGCTCAATCTGATGCGCAGGCTGTTCGAACGTCAGTCGGCGCAGGGCAAGGTGCCGGTGCCGAATATGCCTGCCGATGCCGGAAACGGAGCCGCGGCGAACTGA
- a CDS encoding FAD-binding oxidoreductase: MEMTATRSEVFVAAASALLGPKGFSRDADLIEPWLTDWRGRYTGMALALASPGSTAEVAALAKLCAEHRIPIVPQGGNSGMVGGATPDKSGAAILLSLRRMNRIRSLDPEAGQAVCEAGVILQSLHEAAAGEDMRFPLTLGGKGSATIGGLVSTNAGGTQVLRHGTMRAQVLGIEAVLADGQIFNGLTALKKDNRGFDLKQLLIGSEGTLGIVTAVTVRLLPAVRARATAWAGLAGIVEARTLLRHMQRIMGDALEGFEVVPDHCLDSVLAHLPDARAPLSQRHTWNALIECVSPDEQDLSERLETALAEAMEADLLEDAAIAANDRQSEDFWLLRDAISGAERALGPAMQHDISVPVEKMPEFILAAIPLIEREFPGTRGVAFGHLGDGNVHFHIIAPAGATPGEWEEREGVAISARVYDLVTEWGGSISAEHGIGQSKVGELARLGDPVALSIMRAVKHALDPHGLLNPGKLVP; encoded by the coding sequence ATGGAGATGACAGCCACCCGCAGCGAGGTTTTCGTCGCAGCCGCCAGCGCACTGCTCGGTCCCAAGGGTTTCAGCCGCGATGCCGACCTGATCGAACCGTGGCTTACCGACTGGCGCGGGCGCTACACCGGCATGGCGCTGGCGCTCGCCTCTCCCGGTTCGACCGCCGAAGTCGCCGCACTCGCCAAACTCTGCGCCGAACACCGGATCCCGATCGTGCCGCAGGGCGGCAACAGCGGGATGGTCGGCGGGGCGACGCCCGACAAGAGCGGCGCGGCAATCCTGCTCTCGCTGCGCCGGATGAACCGCATCCGGTCGCTCGATCCCGAGGCCGGGCAGGCCGTGTGCGAGGCGGGCGTCATCCTGCAATCGCTGCACGAGGCCGCAGCGGGCGAAGACATGCGGTTTCCGCTGACGCTCGGCGGCAAGGGCTCGGCGACCATCGGCGGGCTGGTGTCCACAAACGCAGGCGGCACCCAGGTGCTGCGGCACGGGACGATGCGCGCGCAGGTGCTCGGGATCGAGGCGGTGCTGGCTGATGGACAGATTTTCAACGGTCTGACCGCGCTCAAGAAGGACAATCGCGGCTTCGACCTCAAGCAATTGCTGATCGGGTCCGAGGGGACGCTTGGGATCGTGACCGCCGTCACCGTCCGCTTGCTGCCCGCAGTACGCGCGCGGGCGACCGCATGGGCCGGGCTTGCGGGCATCGTCGAGGCGCGCACGCTGCTGCGCCACATGCAGCGGATCATGGGCGACGCGCTCGAAGGGTTCGAAGTTGTGCCCGATCACTGCCTCGACAGCGTGCTGGCCCACCTCCCGGATGCGCGCGCTCCCTTGAGCCAGAGGCACACTTGGAACGCCCTGATCGAATGCGTCAGTCCTGACGAACAGGATCTGTCGGAACGGCTCGAAACCGCGCTTGCCGAGGCGATGGAAGCGGATTTGCTCGAGGACGCGGCGATCGCCGCCAACGACCGCCAATCGGAGGATTTCTGGCTGCTGCGCGATGCGATCTCGGGCGCCGAACGCGCGCTCGGCCCGGCGATGCAGCACGACATCTCGGTGCCCGTGGAGAAGATGCCCGAATTCATTCTCGCAGCGATCCCCCTGATCGAACGCGAGTTTCCCGGGACGCGCGGCGTCGCCTTCGGTCATCTCGGTGATGGCAACGTGCATTTTCACATCATCGCGCCCGCAGGAGCGACGCCGGGCGAGTGGGAAGAACGCGAAGGGGTGGCGATCAGCGCGAGGGTGTACGATCTGGTCACCGAATGGGGCGGATCGATCAGCGCCGAGCACGGGATCGGCCAGTCCAAAGTCGGTGAACTCGCCCGGCTCGGCGATCCGGTTGCGCTTTCGATCATGCGCGCGGTCAAGCATGCGCTCGATCCACACGGCCTGCTCAATCCCGGCAAACTGGTGCCCTGA
- a CDS encoding DEAD/DEAH box helicase, giving the protein MNFADLGLSPELLKAVDDAGYTEPTPIQAEAIPAVLMMKDLIGIAQTGTGKTASFVLPMIDVMAAGRRRALMPRSLILEPTRELAAQVAENFEKYGQNHDLKMALLIGGVQMGDQIKALNEGVDVLIATPGRMMDLFERGKILLSGCELLVIDEADRMLDMGFIPDIEFICSKLPETRQTMLFSATMPPPIEKLAKKFLNNPKRIEVSRRASTNENITAFKIPVKSRQKRETLEWLLANDQVETAIIFANRKTTVRDLNKHLQKRGFASGEIHGDMDQSSRIQELDRFKAGDVNILVASDVAARGLDIKGVSHVFNFDTPWHPDDYVHRVGRTGRAGAKGRAFTLVSDEDAEAISNVEKLTGAKIKVFGKDDVRVELAHAGQQAADAPKDRDEAKPRRSRERKRDDSDDAPKKPRRERAAREDKPERKPRARRRDEDDEPVAPGEWNGPKPGFLDVGLG; this is encoded by the coding sequence ATGAATTTCGCCGATCTCGGCCTCTCACCCGAATTGCTCAAAGCCGTCGATGATGCCGGCTATACCGAACCGACGCCGATCCAGGCCGAGGCGATCCCGGCCGTCCTGATGATGAAGGACCTGATCGGCATCGCCCAGACCGGCACCGGCAAGACCGCCAGCTTCGTGCTGCCGATGATCGACGTGATGGCGGCCGGTCGCCGCCGCGCGCTGATGCCGCGTTCGCTGATCCTCGAACCGACCCGCGAGCTTGCCGCGCAGGTTGCCGAGAATTTCGAGAAATACGGCCAGAACCACGACCTCAAGATGGCGCTGCTGATCGGGGGCGTGCAGATGGGCGACCAGATCAAGGCGCTGAACGAAGGCGTCGACGTATTGATTGCGACGCCGGGCCGGATGATGGACCTGTTCGAACGTGGCAAGATCCTGCTTTCGGGCTGTGAACTGCTGGTGATCGACGAGGCCGACCGGATGCTCGACATGGGGTTCATCCCCGATATCGAATTCATCTGTTCGAAGCTGCCCGAAACCCGCCAAACGATGCTTTTCTCGGCCACGATGCCGCCGCCGATCGAGAAGCTGGCGAAGAAGTTCCTCAACAATCCCAAGCGGATCGAGGTCAGCCGCCGCGCCTCGACCAACGAGAACATTACCGCTTTCAAGATTCCGGTGAAGAGCCGGCAGAAGCGCGAAACGCTAGAATGGCTGCTCGCCAACGATCAGGTCGAAACCGCTATCATCTTCGCCAATCGCAAGACGACAGTGCGCGATCTCAACAAGCACCTGCAGAAGCGTGGCTTTGCCAGCGGCGAAATCCACGGGGACATGGACCAGTCGAGCCGGATCCAGGAGCTCGACCGATTCAAGGCGGGCGACGTGAACATCCTCGTCGCGTCCGACGTCGCGGCGCGCGGGCTCGACATCAAGGGCGTTTCCCACGTCTTCAACTTCGACACGCCGTGGCACCCGGACGATTATGTTCACCGGGTCGGACGGACGGGGCGGGCTGGGGCCAAGGGTCGCGCCTTTACCCTCGTTTCCGACGAGGACGCCGAAGCAATCTCCAATGTCGAGAAACTCACCGGCGCCAAGATCAAGGTGTTCGGCAAGGACGACGTGCGGGTCGAACTGGCGCATGCGGGACAACAGGCCGCCGACGCTCCCAAGGATCGCGACGAAGCGAAGCCCCGGCGCTCTCGCGAACGCAAGCGGGACGACAGCGACGATGCACCGAAGAAGCCGCGCCGCGAGCGCGCCGCACGCGAGGACAAGCCGGAACGCAAGCCCAGAGCGCGCCGCCGCGACGAAGACGACGAACCAGTCGCGCCGGGCGAATGGAACGGACCCAAGCCGGGGTTCCTGGACGTGGGGCTGGGGTAG